A genomic region of Strigops habroptila isolate Jane chromosome 20, bStrHab1.2.pri, whole genome shotgun sequence contains the following coding sequences:
- the ARRDC2 gene encoding arrestin domain-containing protein 2 isoform X3, whose product MQPLGCVQSLVLELEDGRAWGAHSSGDLLHGRVQLQLRHALRLRALEVFARGRASTHWLESRSVGLNIVYRDYTAHQTFLHRRCQLIPDNGEATVLQAGRHEFPFTFQLPETLATSFEGKHGSVRYWVKAKLHRPWSTVKKVKKEFTVIEPIDINTPVLLAPQAGAKEKLARAWYCNRGQVSVTAKIDRKGYTPGEVIPIFAEIDNCTNRVVVPKAAIIQTQTFIARGTKKQKKSVVTSIVGDSIAAGKREVWHGRALKIPPVGPSILQCRIIQVEYSLKVCVDIPGTSKLLLELPLVIGTIPLHPFGSRTSSVSSQYSINLDWLSTIPEQPEAPPEYSSVVSSPEAEQSLAPPCRSERDGILEGPFFAYIQEFRFRPPPLYSEIDPNPPSDNIRPRCMTC is encoded by the exons ATGCAGCCCCTGGGGTGTGTGCAGAgcctggtgctggagctggaggatggACGAGCGTGGGGAGCCCACAGCAGCGGGGACCTGCTGCACGGGCgggtgcagctgcagctccgCCACGCGCTGCGCCTGCGGGCGCTCGAGGTGTTCGCCCGCGGCCGAGCCTCAACGCACTGGCTGGAGAGCCGCAGCGTGGGGCTCAACATCGTCTACCGCGACTACACAGCCCACCAGACCTTCCTGCACCGCCGCTGCCAGCTCATCCCCG ACAATGGTGAAGCCACCgtcctgcaggcaggaaggcatGAGTTTCCCTTCACCTTCCAGCTCCCCGA GACCCTGGCTACCTCCTTCGAGGGGAAACACGGCAGCGTGCGCTACTGGGTGAAAGCCAAGCTGCACAGACCCTGGTCAACGgtgaagaaagtgaagaaggAGTTCACTGTGATTGAACCCATCGACATCAAcactcctgtgctgctg GCTCCCCAAGCAGGTGCTAAGGAGAAACTTGCTCGTGCCTGGTACTGCAATCGTGGCCAGGTTTCTGTGACTGCCAAGATTGACCGAAAAGGCTACACCCCAG GTGAGGTCATCCCTATCTTTGCTGAGATTGACAACTGCACAAACCGAGTGGTGGTGCCCAAGGCGGCCATCATCCAGACTCAGACCTTCATCGCCCGGGGCaccaagaagcagaagaaatcagtGGTGACCAGCATCGTCGGTGACTCCATTGCAGCGGGGAAGCGGGAAGTCTGGCATGGGCGAGCACTGAAGATCCCACCAGTGGGGCCGTCCATCCTCCAGTGCCGCATCATCCAGGTGGAATACTCCCTGAAG GTTTGTGTGGATATTCCTGGGACGTCCAAGCTGCTCCTTGAACTGCCACTTGTCATCGGAACCATCCCACTGCATCCATTTGGGAGCCGCACGTCCAGTGTCAGCAGCCAGTACAGCATCAACCTGGACTGGCTGAGCACCATCCCGGAGCAGCCGGAGG ctcctcctgaaTACTCATCAGTTGTGTCCAGCCCCGAGgctgagcagagcctggctccGCCGTGCCGCAGTGAACGGGATGGCATCCTGGAAGGTCCCTTCTTTGCCTACATCCAGGAGTTTCGCTTCCGACCACCTCCACTGTATTCAGAG ATTGATCCAAACCCTCCTTCAGACAACATCCGCCCGCGCTGCATGACCTGTTGA
- the LOC115618282 gene encoding ectoderm-neural cortex protein 1-like, whose translation MFSGGLKESKDAEVNFHDSLHPEVLELLLDYAYSARVLINEENAESLLEAGDMLQFQDIRDASADFLEKNLYPGNCLNMLLLSDAHCCERLLELSWRMALANFTSLCKTEDFLRLPKDKLLELVESEELEVEDETLVYEAVIGWIRYDLPRRHEVLPELLRSVRLALLPESYLRKQVACEKLVTSHKLGEEIVADAVRCKMKILQNDGLVTGCCARPRKVSQALLLLGGQTFMCDKIYMLDHKTSEIIPRADIPSPRKECSACAIGCKVYITGGKGSENGASKDVWVYDTLHDEWGKAAPMLVARFGHGSAELDHCLYVVGGHTAGSGAFPASPSVSLKQVEHYDPQLDKWSLVAPLREGVSNAAVVGAKMKLFVFGGTSANQEKLPKVQCFDPCQNRWTVPASCPQPWRYTAAAVVGSHIIVIGGDTEFSASSAYRFHSDTFQWSKFGDVTAKRISCRAVTSGNRLYVVGGYCGAQRCKTLDCYDPASDTWNSVTTVPYSLIPTAFISTWKYLSA comes from the coding sequence ATGTTCAGCGGGGGCCTGAAGGAGAGCAAAGACGCTGAGGTCAACTTCCACGACTCCCTCCATCCcgaggtgctggagctgctgctggactATGCCTACTCGGCGCGGGTGCTTATTAACGAGGAGAACGCCGAGTCCTTGCTGGAAGCTGGGGACATGTTGCAGTTTCAGGATATTCGAGATGCTTCGGCTGACTTTCTGGAGAAGAATCTCTACCCCGGGAATTGCTtgaacatgctgctgctgtccgATGCCCACTGCTGTGAGCGGCTGCTGGAGCTGTCCTGGAGGATGGCGTTGGCCAACTTCACCTCGCTCTGCAAGACTGAAGATTTCCTCCGACTGCCCAAAGAcaagctgctggagctggtggagagTGAAGAGCTGGAGGTAGAGGATGAGACATTGGTCTATGAAGCTGTTATAGGTTGGATCCGGTACGATTTGCCCCGACGTCATGAAGttctgccagagctgctgcgcTCGGTCCGCCTGGCCCTTCTGCCTGAGTCCTACCTGCGGAAGCAAGTGGCCTGTGAGAAGCTGGTGACCAGCCACAAGCTGGGGGAAGAGATCGTGGCTGACGCCGTCCGATGCAAAATGAAGATCCTGCAAAATGATGGCTTGGTGACAGGCTGCTGTGCCCGACCCCGCAAGGTCAGccaggccctgctgctgctcggGGGCCAGACCTTCATGTGCGACAAGATTTACATGCTGGATCATAAAACCAGCGAGATCATTCCTCGTGCTGACATCCCGAGCCCTCGGAAAGAGTGCAGCGCCTGTGCTATCGGGTGCAAGGTGTACATCACCGGCGGCAAAGGCTCCGAGAACGGAGCTTCCAAAGATGTCTGGGTTTACGACACCCTCCACGACGAGTGGGGAAAAGCTGCTCCCATGCTGGTGGCGCGGTTTGGCCATGGCTCCGCTGAGCTGGACCACTGCCTGTACGTGGTGGGGGGTCACACAGCAGGGAGCGGTGCCTTCCCGGCCTCTCCCTCCGTCTCTCTCAAGCAAGTGGAACACTACGACCCGCAGCTGGACAAATGGTCCTTGGTGGCTCCTCTCCGCGAAGGCGTGAGCAACGCCGCCGTGGTGGGAGCCAAGATGAAGCTGTTTGTCTTTGGTGGCACCAGCGCCAACCAGGAGAAGCTGCCCAAGGTGCAGTGCTTCGACCCCTGCCAGAATCGCTGGACGGTGCCCGCCAGCTGCCCGCAGCCCTGGCGGTACACGGCCGCCGCCGTGGTGGGCAGCCACATCATCGTCATCGGCGGGGACACTGAGTTCTCCGCCAGCTCCGCATACCGCTTCCACAGTGACACCTTCCAGTGGTCCAAGTTTGGGGATGTTACCGCTAAGCGCATCAGCTGCCGCGCCGTCACGTCGGGGAACAGACTGTACGTGGTGGGGGGCTATTGCGGGGCTCAGCGCTGCAAGACGCTGGACTGTTACGACCCAGCATCCGACACCTGGAACAGCGTCACGACGGTGCCTTATTCCCTCATCCCCACCGCCTTCATCAGCACCTGGAAGTACCTGTCTGCCTGA
- the PEX11G gene encoding LOW QUALITY PROTEIN: peroxisomal membrane protein 11C (The sequence of the model RefSeq protein was modified relative to this genomic sequence to represent the inferred CDS: deleted 1 base in 1 codon), protein MAAGALSGLVAALETHRGRDRAVRALWLWLPAGGRSAGGPQASPSGLPGSLLAVSAQLSACRTALRLFDDFAMLRHSCGYGLGPKDEDGLVRGAVGALQRGQPAVLPLRARGVGSRAGIIRTSRSEVVDPEHGALGSGPAPGHPAIPQNLVQLRRKLRQHTADIFAQSQKEAKAQVKAEVLSILAQAADLSNAIHWLPPGFLWAGRFPPWLVGLLGTVSSLIGIYQASRGGNSEAV, encoded by the exons ATGGCGGCGGGTGCGCTCAGCGGCCTGGTCGCTGCGCTGGAGACCCACCGCGGCCGCGACCGGGCG GTCCGTGCGCTCTGGCTATGGCTGCCAGCTGGCGGGCGGAGCGCTGGCGGGCCGCAGGCTTCCCCGTCCGGGCTGCCGGGGAGCCTGCTGGCCGTGTCCGCCCAGCTGAGCGCCTGCCGCACGGCGCTGCGCCTCTTCGATGACTTCGCCATGCTCAGACACAGCTGCGGCTACGGGCTGGGCCCCAAG GACGAGGACGGGCTGGTGCGGGGCGCTGTCGGTGCTCTGCAACGTGGCCAACCAGCTGTACTACCCCTGCGAGCACGTGGCGTGGGCAGCCGCGCCGGCATCATCCGCACCTCGCGCTCAGAAGTGGTGGACCCTGAGCACGGGGCTCTGGGCAGTGGCCCTGCTCCTGGGCATCCTGCG ATCCCTCAGAATCTTGTGCAGTTAAGAAGAAAGCTGAGGCAGCACACAGCGG ACATCTTCGCTCAAAGTCAGAAGGAAGCGAAAGCCCAAGTGAAGGCTGAAGTTCTGAGCATCCTTGCACAAGCG GCAGATCTCTCCAATGCGATCCATTGGCTGCCTCCAGGATTTCTGTGGGCTGGAAGGTTTCCTCCATGGTTAGTTGGTCTCCTGGGGACTGTATCTTCCCTGATAGGTATCTACCAAGCCTCTAGAGGAGGGAATTCTGAAGCTGTATAA
- the ARRDC2 gene encoding arrestin domain-containing protein 2 isoform X1: protein MDERGEPTAAGTCCTGGCSCSSATRCACGRSRCSPAAEPQRTGWRAAAWGSTSSTATTQPTRPSCTAAASSSPVRLRYRGASLHPGLRLGPAWAAGIIPDNGEATVLQAGRHEFPFTFQLPETLATSFEGKHGSVRYWVKAKLHRPWSTVKKVKKEFTVIEPIDINTPVLLAPQAGAKEKLARAWYCNRGQVSVTAKIDRKGYTPGEVIPIFAEIDNCTNRVVVPKAAIIQTQTFIARGTKKQKKSVVTSIVGDSIAAGKREVWHGRALKIPPVGPSILQCRIIQVEYSLKVCVDIPGTSKLLLELPLVIGTIPLHPFGSRTSSVSSQYSINLDWLSTIPEQPEAPPEYSSVVSSPEAEQSLAPPCRSERDGILEGPFFAYIQEFRFRPPPLYSEIDPNPPSDNIRPRCMTC, encoded by the exons atggACGAGCGTGGGGAGCCCACAGCAGCGGGGACCTGCTGCACGGGCgggtgcagctgcagctccgCCACGCGCTGCGCCTGCGGGCGCTCGAGGTGTTCGCCCGCGGCCGAGCCTCAACGCACTGGCTGGAGAGCCGCAGCGTGGGGCTCAACATCGTCTACCGCGACTACACAGCCCACCAGACCTTCCTGCACCGCCGCTGCCAGCTCATCCCCGGTAAGGCTGCGCTACCGGGGTGCTTCTCTGCACCCGGGCCTTAGGTTGGGACCCGCCTGGGCTGCAGGCATCATCCCCG ACAATGGTGAAGCCACCgtcctgcaggcaggaaggcatGAGTTTCCCTTCACCTTCCAGCTCCCCGA GACCCTGGCTACCTCCTTCGAGGGGAAACACGGCAGCGTGCGCTACTGGGTGAAAGCCAAGCTGCACAGACCCTGGTCAACGgtgaagaaagtgaagaaggAGTTCACTGTGATTGAACCCATCGACATCAAcactcctgtgctgctg GCTCCCCAAGCAGGTGCTAAGGAGAAACTTGCTCGTGCCTGGTACTGCAATCGTGGCCAGGTTTCTGTGACTGCCAAGATTGACCGAAAAGGCTACACCCCAG GTGAGGTCATCCCTATCTTTGCTGAGATTGACAACTGCACAAACCGAGTGGTGGTGCCCAAGGCGGCCATCATCCAGACTCAGACCTTCATCGCCCGGGGCaccaagaagcagaagaaatcagtGGTGACCAGCATCGTCGGTGACTCCATTGCAGCGGGGAAGCGGGAAGTCTGGCATGGGCGAGCACTGAAGATCCCACCAGTGGGGCCGTCCATCCTCCAGTGCCGCATCATCCAGGTGGAATACTCCCTGAAG GTTTGTGTGGATATTCCTGGGACGTCCAAGCTGCTCCTTGAACTGCCACTTGTCATCGGAACCATCCCACTGCATCCATTTGGGAGCCGCACGTCCAGTGTCAGCAGCCAGTACAGCATCAACCTGGACTGGCTGAGCACCATCCCGGAGCAGCCGGAGG ctcctcctgaaTACTCATCAGTTGTGTCCAGCCCCGAGgctgagcagagcctggctccGCCGTGCCGCAGTGAACGGGATGGCATCCTGGAAGGTCCCTTCTTTGCCTACATCCAGGAGTTTCGCTTCCGACCACCTCCACTGTATTCAGAG ATTGATCCAAACCCTCCTTCAGACAACATCCGCCCGCGCTGCATGACCTGTTGA
- the ARRDC2 gene encoding arrestin domain-containing protein 2 isoform X2, translating to MPRCDVGRAGTGHPTPQEPPRLPAARGPGSHMLAALFCRARRGRPVPPHRGRPRPRRALKAAEAAAGPGCAAPQGRALAMLFDRLKRFSVVLEGAEGDAAVAFSPGQAVSGRVVLELAAAARLGALRLRAMGAARVHWTESRSAGSSTAYTQSYSDQVEFLSHRDTLLAPPDNGEATVLQAGRHEFPFTFQLPETLATSFEGKHGSVRYWVKAKLHRPWSTVKKVKKEFTVIEPIDINTPVLLAPQAGAKEKLARAWYCNRGQVSVTAKIDRKGYTPGEVIPIFAEIDNCTNRVVVPKAAIIQTQTFIARGTKKQKKSVVTSIVGDSIAAGKREVWHGRALKIPPVGPSILQCRIIQVEYSLKVCVDIPGTSKLLLELPLVIGTIPLHPFGSRTSSVSSQYSINLDWLSTIPEQPEAPPEYSSVVSSPEAEQSLAPPCRSERDGILEGPFFAYIQEFRFRPPPLYSEIDPNPPSDNIRPRCMTC from the exons ATGCCTCGGTGCGATGTAGGACGCGCCGGAACGGGACACCCGACCCCACAGGAACCCCCCCGGCTCCCGGCAGCGAGGGGGCCAGGCTCGCACATGCTCGCTGCCTTGTTTTGCAGAGCTCGGCGCGgccgccccgtcccgccccACCGGGGCCGCCCCCGGCCGCGCCGGGCTCTTAaggcggcggaggcggcggcggggccgggctgcgCCGCGCCGCAGGGACGGGCTCTCGCCATGCTCTTCGATCGCCTCAAACGCTTCTCGGTCGTGCTGGAGGGCGCGGAGGGGGACGCCGCGGTCGCGTTCAGCCCCGGGCAGGCGGTGTCGGGCCGCGTGGTGCTGGagctggcggcggcggcgcggctcGGTGCCCTCCGGCTGCGGGCGATGGGCGCTGCCCGCGTTCACTGGACCGAGTCCCGCAGCGCCGGCTCCAGCACCGCCTACACGCAGAGCTACAGCGATCAGGTGGAGTTCCTCAGCCACCGGGACACGCTGCTGGCACCCCCAG ACAATGGTGAAGCCACCgtcctgcaggcaggaaggcatGAGTTTCCCTTCACCTTCCAGCTCCCCGA GACCCTGGCTACCTCCTTCGAGGGGAAACACGGCAGCGTGCGCTACTGGGTGAAAGCCAAGCTGCACAGACCCTGGTCAACGgtgaagaaagtgaagaaggAGTTCACTGTGATTGAACCCATCGACATCAAcactcctgtgctgctg GCTCCCCAAGCAGGTGCTAAGGAGAAACTTGCTCGTGCCTGGTACTGCAATCGTGGCCAGGTTTCTGTGACTGCCAAGATTGACCGAAAAGGCTACACCCCAG GTGAGGTCATCCCTATCTTTGCTGAGATTGACAACTGCACAAACCGAGTGGTGGTGCCCAAGGCGGCCATCATCCAGACTCAGACCTTCATCGCCCGGGGCaccaagaagcagaagaaatcagtGGTGACCAGCATCGTCGGTGACTCCATTGCAGCGGGGAAGCGGGAAGTCTGGCATGGGCGAGCACTGAAGATCCCACCAGTGGGGCCGTCCATCCTCCAGTGCCGCATCATCCAGGTGGAATACTCCCTGAAG GTTTGTGTGGATATTCCTGGGACGTCCAAGCTGCTCCTTGAACTGCCACTTGTCATCGGAACCATCCCACTGCATCCATTTGGGAGCCGCACGTCCAGTGTCAGCAGCCAGTACAGCATCAACCTGGACTGGCTGAGCACCATCCCGGAGCAGCCGGAGG ctcctcctgaaTACTCATCAGTTGTGTCCAGCCCCGAGgctgagcagagcctggctccGCCGTGCCGCAGTGAACGGGATGGCATCCTGGAAGGTCCCTTCTTTGCCTACATCCAGGAGTTTCGCTTCCGACCACCTCCACTGTATTCAGAG ATTGATCCAAACCCTCCTTCAGACAACATCCGCCCGCGCTGCATGACCTGTTGA
- the TEX45 gene encoding testis-expressed protein 45 produces the protein MHTDPRIRVLTSETRERFPCPQPAAQRPPVPAARGREDNIPCGDREKIKLLPSVYTFSYPAHEVQPAARPWRSHRGCDPTIKGDGRSYYHTSYQAQFKGEWSLPAKPSEKRTSIKFGDPGIGGSMSEQKHAYSAPDKRTHRAYDKERAASQIQHANVQLGDGCTRFSTSTSEQFPVYDLEPVTMVHPNQYASSIPRGDEDPERNRALASTTTTQLSYPETGCWNLPPKPDLLLPKHPTKLCLGDEHPGSRLFSTTQQLDYQPPQQSERVMADSRSHRESHIPFDYHTDECSVTTMKATLVPHRQQKERPSEEMLQQIKYAHLGLPWRAPDLFRTEQKDQFTPKFGGPADIQKANFQVSCIPLGTLKRYCPRRKVHFAP, from the exons ATGCACACGGACCCCCGCATCCGCGTCCTCACCTCAGAGACGAGGGAGCGCTTCCCCTGCCCCCAGCCCGCCGCGCAGAGACCCCCCGTGCCCGCCGCCCGGGGACGGGAGGACAACATTCCCTGCGgagacagggagaaaataaagctcCTTCCATCCGTCTACACCTTCTCGTACCCGGCACATGAGGTCCAGCCTGCTGCCAGGCCATGGCGCTCACACAGGG GATGTGATCCCACTATTAAAGGGGATGGACGGTCCTATTACCACACTTCTTATCAAGCACAGTTTAAGGGTGAATGGAGTCTGCCTGCAAAACCAAGTGAAAAG CGCACATCTATTAAATTTGGGGATCCCGGAATCGGTGGATCTATGAGTGAGCAGAAACATGCCTACAGTGCCCCAGACAAAAGGACACACAG AGCCTACGACAAGGAACGTGCTGCCTCCCAGATCCAGCACGCAAACGTGCAGCTGGGGGATGGTTGTACTAGATTCTCCACCTCAACATCCGAGCAATTCCCAGTGTACGATCTAG AGCCTGTAACTATGGTGCACCCAAACCAATATGcctcatccatccccagagGTGACGAAGACCCTGAGAGAAATCGAGCATTGGCAAGCACTACTACTACACAGCTCTCCTACCCAGAG ACTGGCTGCTGGAACCTCCCCCCCAAGCCTGACCTGCTGCTTCCCAAGCATCCAACCAAGCTCTGCCTGGGAGATGAGCATCCAGGCTCCCGTTTGTTCAGCACAACACAGCAGTTGGACTATCAGCCACCCCAGCAGAGCGAGAGGGTGATGGCAGACAGCAGGAGCCACCGGGAGAGCCACATCCCCTTCGACTACCACA CAGATGAATGTTCTGTCACGACCATGAAGGCCACACTGGTTCCacacagacagcagaaagaaCGACCCTCTGAAGAGATGCTACAGCAG ATCAAATACGCACACCTGGGGCTACCCTGGAGGGCACCGGACCTCTTCAGGACTGAGCAGAAAGATCAGTTCACGCCCAAATTCGGAGGCCCAGCAGACATCCAAAAGGCAAACTTCCAAGTGAGCTGCATCCCCCTGGGGACCCTGAAAAGATACTGTCCCCGGAGGAAGGTGCACTTTGCTCCATGA